From Pseudobdellovibrio exovorus JSS, a single genomic window includes:
- the trmD gene encoding tRNA (guanosine(37)-N1)-methyltransferase TrmD: protein MTELEDRRVQLKIITLFPELIRSYLGDALIAKALNKNLLSIELIPLRDFSDNSYKSVDEAPFGGGDGMLIRADILEKALLTILDKAKNQKVIYFTPQGKLFTSAEAQQIAQDQMGADEIILICGRYAGVDQRFIDQYVDEEWSIGDYVLSGGEIPALVVIEAVSRFVPGVLGQLQSAEEDSLQNQLLEAPQYTRPQVWNEQKVPDVLLSGDHKKIKEWKQKMALEVTQKKRPDLLKKRNSET, encoded by the coding sequence GTGACTGAGCTTGAAGATCGCCGAGTTCAGCTCAAGATCATCACCCTGTTCCCAGAGCTCATTCGCAGCTATCTGGGCGATGCTCTTATTGCTAAGGCATTAAATAAAAACCTTCTTTCAATAGAGCTGATTCCTTTACGTGATTTTTCAGACAATAGTTACAAATCTGTGGACGAGGCACCATTCGGCGGTGGCGATGGGATGTTAATACGTGCCGATATTCTTGAAAAAGCTCTGCTGACTATTCTTGATAAGGCGAAAAATCAAAAGGTGATCTATTTTACGCCGCAAGGGAAGCTGTTCACTTCGGCTGAGGCACAGCAAATAGCGCAAGATCAGATGGGTGCCGACGAGATTATTTTGATCTGTGGTCGCTACGCAGGTGTGGATCAAAGATTTATTGATCAGTATGTGGATGAAGAGTGGTCTATTGGGGACTATGTTCTGTCTGGCGGAGAAATCCCGGCCTTGGTGGTGATTGAGGCGGTTTCTCGCTTTGTCCCTGGTGTTCTGGGGCAGTTGCAGTCGGCAGAAGAGGATTCTTTGCAAAACCAACTTTTAGAAGCTCCTCAATACACTCGTCCTCAAGTTTGGAATGAACAGAAGGTTCCAGACGTGCTGTTGTCAGGTGATCATAAAAAAATTAAAGAGTGGAAGCAGAAGATGGCTTTAGAAGTGACTCAGAAAAAAAGACCGGACTTATTGAAAAAGAGGAACAGTGAAACGTAA
- a CDS encoding ABC transporter permease: MSTSMIIFYTLVRREVKRFFKVVIQTVVSPIVSSFLYLLVFGVSLGSNVQLASGIDYLSFLIPGLMVMGLINNAFQNSSSSVVTSKFSGDLEDIRVAPIPNSYIIWAMGLGGVFRGTLVALIIGAVGILFHYMQLHTWLHVEHPFWLIYFFLVGGFIFSFIGIFIAVLANSFDQLSAFSTFILLPLTYLGGVFISIQTLHPIWQAVSKMNPLFYLINGFRYAIIGQADVSLESAVAITFVGVLVTFVMAQFSLRRGSFARW, translated from the coding sequence ATGAGTACTTCTATGATTATTTTTTACACCCTAGTTAGAAGAGAAGTAAAACGCTTCTTCAAAGTGGTGATTCAAACAGTTGTGAGTCCCATAGTGAGTTCTTTTCTTTACCTTTTGGTATTTGGTGTTTCACTTGGGTCTAATGTTCAATTGGCCAGTGGTATTGATTACCTCAGCTTTTTAATCCCCGGCCTTATGGTTATGGGACTAATTAATAATGCCTTTCAGAACTCATCATCATCGGTGGTGACATCTAAGTTTTCAGGTGACTTAGAGGATATTCGCGTCGCACCTATTCCGAACTCATATATTATTTGGGCTATGGGATTGGGAGGAGTCTTCCGTGGAACACTGGTGGCCCTGATTATTGGCGCCGTGGGTATTTTGTTTCATTACATGCAGTTGCACACATGGCTTCATGTGGAGCATCCCTTCTGGTTGATCTACTTTTTTCTAGTAGGTGGTTTTATTTTTTCATTTATCGGAATTTTTATTGCTGTATTGGCAAATTCTTTTGATCAGCTCAGTGCTTTCAGTACTTTTATTCTGCTGCCATTGACTTATTTGGGAGGAGTTTTTATCTCAATCCAAACTCTGCACCCTATATGGCAAGCGGTTTCTAAGATGAATCCACTTTTCTATCTAATTAATGGGTTCCGTTATGCCATCATCGGACAGGCGGATGTGAGTCTAGAATCTGCCGTAGCCATTACGTTTGTGGGTGTATTGGTAACGTTTGTGATGGCGCAGTTTTCATTGCGTAGAGGTTCGTTTGCTCGTTGGTAA
- a CDS encoding ABC transporter ATP-binding protein, translating to MKALEVRDLKKTYKDKVAGKAVEALKGVSFSIEAGSIFGLLGPNGAGKTTLISSIITLEKPTSGELFVFGDSVLKQPLKTKMNVGVVHQEVINTGFFTIEEILGFQSGYYGILKNKERCDYLMQKLSLWEHRRKKVKQLSGGMKRRLMIAKALVHSPKLLLLDEPTAGVDVSLRESLWDFVHELKAEGISILLTTHYLEEAERMCDRVAIINKGTVLFNGTPQDMIAEYSNKKMVLMMKNGEVREFIESNRLGISELLMKHQINLSDIQDIKIEEGRLENAFSKMVAQ from the coding sequence ATGAAAGCTCTTGAAGTTAGAGATCTTAAAAAAACCTATAAAGACAAAGTTGCTGGTAAAGCAGTTGAGGCACTAAAAGGTGTTTCGTTTTCTATCGAGGCCGGCTCCATCTTTGGTCTTCTGGGTCCCAATGGGGCTGGTAAGACTACATTGATTTCGTCGATCATCACACTCGAGAAGCCCACATCCGGAGAACTATTTGTCTTCGGAGACAGTGTTTTAAAACAGCCATTAAAAACCAAGATGAATGTGGGTGTGGTTCACCAAGAAGTGATCAACACGGGCTTTTTTACTATTGAGGAAATTTTAGGATTTCAATCCGGTTATTATGGAATCCTAAAAAACAAAGAGCGCTGTGATTATTTGATGCAGAAGCTATCTCTTTGGGAACATCGTCGTAAAAAGGTAAAACAATTATCTGGGGGCATGAAACGTCGCTTGATGATTGCGAAGGCGCTCGTACATTCGCCTAAGCTTTTGTTGTTAGATGAACCCACAGCAGGTGTGGATGTCAGTTTAAGAGAGTCTCTGTGGGATTTTGTGCATGAGCTTAAGGCTGAGGGTATTTCAATTCTACTGACGACCCATTACCTTGAAGAAGCTGAAAGAATGTGTGATCGCGTGGCGATCATCAATAAAGGAACTGTACTTTTTAACGGGACTCCGCAGGATATGATTGCTGAATACTCTAATAAAAAGATGGTTCTGATGATGAAAAATGGTGAAGTTCGTGAGTTTATTGAATCGAACCGCCTAGGCATATCTGAATTGTTGATGAAACATCAAATCAATCTTTCTGATATTCAAGATATTAAAATTGAAGAAGGTCGTTTAGAAAATGCCTTTTCTAAAATGGTGGCACAGTAA
- a CDS encoding peptide chain release factor 3: MSNSTNATANLAVPAVQKEIERRRTFAIISHPDAGKTTLTEKLLFHGGVIHETGEVKGKSGTKAVTSDWMELERQKGISITSSVMTFDYNDLRINLLDTPGHKDFSEDTYRVLMAVESACMLIDVAKGVEDRTKKLYDVCRYRNIPIFTFVNKLDREGKDPLTLIDEIEKTLNMQCYPVTWPLGIGQRFKGIYNRLNKKVYFYDQRREDDLAVEVYDFSGPQDPILEKYLDHESLQQVRDELELIESALPPFDVNDFLTGKLSPVTFGSAKQNFGVDTFLQFFTQFAPGPKARPTKKGTEVNPLSAFFSGFVFKIQANMDKRHRDRIAFVRICSGKFERGMKVNHARLEREFRLSYSSQFVAADKETVDEAYAGDIVGVADTGNFAIGDCLSTQGYVTFEDIPKFAPELFAKLSVRDALKRTKLNEALMHLSEEGAIQLFFDPIIGNQETIIGAVGELQFEVLVHRLQDEYNLEVKLTRLPFSVARWPRTEDGKPLSQLKGNFQMFRDVIDQPVLLLNQEWDLNWAQKENPDVVFASSISRAR; this comes from the coding sequence ATGTCAAATTCAACCAATGCAACTGCCAATTTGGCTGTGCCAGCTGTGCAGAAAGAAATCGAACGTCGTCGTACGTTTGCTATTATCTCCCATCCGGATGCGGGAAAAACAACACTAACAGAAAAGTTACTTTTTCATGGTGGTGTGATCCATGAAACGGGTGAAGTTAAAGGAAAATCAGGAACGAAAGCTGTGACCTCTGATTGGATGGAGCTTGAGCGCCAAAAGGGGATTTCGATCACTTCATCTGTGATGACTTTCGACTATAATGATCTCCGTATTAATTTGTTGGATACTCCGGGCCATAAAGACTTCTCGGAAGATACGTATCGTGTATTGATGGCGGTTGAAAGTGCCTGCATGTTGATTGACGTTGCCAAGGGTGTGGAAGATCGTACGAAAAAACTTTACGATGTCTGTCGCTACCGCAATATTCCGATTTTCACATTTGTGAATAAGCTCGATCGTGAAGGTAAAGACCCATTGACCTTAATTGATGAAATTGAAAAAACCTTGAATATGCAGTGTTATCCTGTGACATGGCCTCTGGGAATTGGTCAGCGCTTCAAAGGTATTTACAATCGCTTAAATAAGAAAGTCTATTTCTACGATCAAAGACGTGAAGATGACTTAGCCGTAGAAGTTTATGACTTCTCGGGGCCTCAGGATCCGATTCTAGAAAAATACTTAGACCATGAAAGTTTGCAACAGGTTCGTGACGAATTAGAACTGATTGAAAGCGCGTTGCCACCATTTGATGTGAATGACTTTTTAACGGGCAAGCTGTCTCCGGTGACATTTGGTTCTGCAAAACAAAATTTTGGGGTCGACACATTCCTTCAGTTCTTTACGCAGTTTGCACCAGGGCCAAAAGCTCGTCCTACAAAAAAAGGAACGGAAGTGAATCCGCTTTCGGCATTCTTTTCGGGATTTGTTTTTAAAATTCAGGCGAATATGGATAAGCGCCACCGCGATCGCATCGCCTTTGTGCGCATTTGTTCCGGAAAATTTGAACGTGGTATGAAAGTCAACCATGCACGGCTTGAGCGTGAATTCCGTTTGTCGTATTCAAGTCAGTTCGTCGCTGCCGATAAAGAGACTGTGGACGAGGCTTATGCCGGAGACATCGTCGGCGTAGCCGATACAGGCAATTTTGCAATTGGGGACTGCCTGTCAACCCAAGGCTATGTGACATTTGAGGATATTCCTAAATTTGCTCCAGAGTTATTTGCAAAGTTATCTGTCCGTGATGCTTTAAAAAGAACGAAATTAAATGAAGCTCTTATGCATCTTTCGGAAGAAGGAGCCATTCAGTTGTTCTTTGATCCTATTATTGGAAATCAAGAGACCATCATTGGTGCGGTAGGGGAACTGCAATTTGAAGTTTTAGTCCATCGTTTGCAAGATGAGTATAATCTGGAAGTGAAGCTGACCCGTTTGCCATTCAGTGTGGCCCGTTGGCCAAGAACGGAAGATGGTAAGCCTTTAAGTCAGCTAAAGGGCAACTTCCAAATGTTCCGTGATGTTATTGATCAACCTGTTCTGTTATTAAATCAAGAATGGGATTTGAATTGGGCGCAGAAAGAAAATCCGGACGTGGTTTTTGCTTCTAGTATTTCTCGGGCCCGTTAA
- the lysC gene encoding lysine-sensitive aspartokinase 3, protein MSLVVSKFGGTSMADANCMLRSSDVSLQRKSNIIVVSATSGTTNDLILLGDLAEKGQLTEVEALLKKITERHTQIAKELSADEQTTTHLQELFSELDSIARGIFLLRDCSAKAKDVLMSLGERMSSALFVVALRQVFKKQNHKTKVGLLDARTVIKTDEQFGKAKPLFDKIIQLCKENLQDCIKGETVYVTQGFIGQTLNGSTTTLGRGGSDYSAALFAEGISANTLEIWTDVAGVATTDPRICPDAVVIDEISFKEMSELATFGAKVLHPATLLPAIRSHIPVLVASSFEPQKAGTWVRKEVKNSPLIRAMALRKNQTLVTVSTPEMLHTHGFLFQIFKIFNDHKISIDAITTSEISVSVTLDNADSLNKSLLEELGKVADVQVEKNLSLVSLIGNNINHTPGLAMKIFEVITDVNVRMICYGASRHNFCFLVDEAKGAEVIQKLHRQFIT, encoded by the coding sequence ATGTCGTTAGTCGTATCTAAATTCGGTGGAACATCAATGGCCGATGCCAACTGTATGTTAAGAAGCTCAGATGTCTCTTTGCAAAGAAAAAGTAATATCATTGTCGTTTCAGCCACATCCGGCACAACAAATGATCTGATTTTACTAGGAGACTTAGCCGAAAAAGGTCAGCTCACTGAAGTTGAAGCTCTTCTGAAAAAGATCACAGAAAGACACACTCAAATCGCAAAAGAGCTTTCCGCCGACGAGCAAACAACAACTCACCTGCAAGAGCTTTTTTCAGAATTAGATTCGATAGCCCGTGGTATTTTCTTACTGAGAGACTGTTCGGCAAAAGCAAAAGACGTCCTGATGAGTCTTGGCGAACGCATGTCATCAGCCTTATTTGTCGTGGCACTTCGCCAAGTTTTCAAAAAACAAAACCACAAAACCAAAGTAGGCCTATTGGATGCACGCACTGTTATTAAGACAGATGAGCAATTTGGAAAAGCCAAACCACTTTTTGATAAGATCATCCAACTTTGCAAAGAGAACCTACAAGATTGCATCAAAGGCGAAACTGTCTACGTCACACAAGGTTTTATTGGACAGACTTTAAATGGATCAACGACCACTTTGGGTCGCGGAGGCAGTGATTACTCAGCAGCTTTATTCGCTGAAGGTATTTCTGCCAATACTCTTGAAATATGGACGGATGTTGCTGGTGTAGCCACAACGGACCCTCGCATCTGCCCAGACGCTGTTGTCATCGATGAAATTTCATTCAAAGAAATGTCCGAGCTGGCAACTTTTGGAGCGAAAGTCCTTCATCCAGCTACCTTGCTGCCGGCTATTCGCAGCCACATTCCCGTTTTAGTTGCCTCGAGCTTTGAACCACAAAAAGCTGGCACTTGGGTACGCAAGGAAGTTAAAAATTCCCCTTTGATTCGCGCCATGGCTCTTAGAAAAAACCAAACACTGGTAACAGTAAGCACTCCCGAAATGCTTCACACTCATGGTTTTCTTTTCCAGATTTTTAAAATCTTCAATGATCACAAAATTTCAATTGATGCGATCACCACGTCCGAGATCAGTGTTTCCGTCACCTTGGATAATGCCGACTCGCTAAACAAATCACTCTTAGAAGAGCTGGGGAAAGTAGCTGATGTTCAAGTTGAAAAAAACTTGTCCTTAGTTTCCTTGATTGGAAACAATATCAACCACACTCCTGGCCTAGCCATGAAGATTTTTGAAGTGATCACAGATGTTAACGTGCGCATGATTTGTTATGGTGCCAGCCGCCACAACTTCTGTTTTCTAGTCGATGAGGCCAAAGGCGCAGAAGTGATTCAGAAACTTCATCGCCAGTTCA
- the rimM gene encoding ribosome maturation factor RimM (Essential for efficient processing of 16S rRNA), which translates to MAELNQKECVHVGKVMDAHGIRGDLYILIFSGDVSWGSKLKQLALKRSDEQQSFDIQKVKSFKKGFIVKLAGFDDRNRAEEFKGAEVWVPEDLFVAQQGESLYLREVLNFTVKDEHLGPIGQVESFSSNGIQDLLVVQAADSSVYEIPFVEDFVVAIDYEQQTILMSLPEGLLEINRD; encoded by the coding sequence ATGGCAGAGTTGAATCAAAAAGAGTGTGTGCATGTTGGTAAAGTTATGGATGCCCATGGTATCCGTGGCGATCTATATATTCTTATTTTTTCTGGCGATGTTTCTTGGGGTAGTAAGTTGAAGCAATTGGCTTTAAAGCGCTCTGATGAACAGCAGTCTTTTGACATTCAAAAAGTTAAATCCTTCAAAAAAGGCTTTATTGTAAAACTAGCAGGCTTTGATGATCGCAATCGTGCCGAAGAGTTTAAAGGAGCCGAAGTGTGGGTTCCTGAGGACCTTTTCGTCGCTCAACAAGGCGAGTCTTTATATCTACGTGAAGTTTTGAATTTCACCGTCAAAGACGAGCATTTAGGGCCCATAGGACAAGTCGAATCCTTTTCATCAAACGGTATTCAGGATTTGTTAGTTGTGCAGGCGGCAGATAGCTCTGTCTACGAGATCCCATTTGTTGAAGATTTTGTTGTCGCGATTGATTATGAACAGCAGACAATTTTGATGTCGTTACCGGAAGGGCTTCTGGAGATCAATCGTGACTGA
- a CDS encoding rhodanese-related sulfurtransferase, which produces MSRDHDNTQSDSAEKAVYFISTFYKFQKDADPEKTKAYLEELAQKLDVRGLIIIGTEGFNATVCAKTPESMEDYKQGIRDYFKVPDLFFKDSVSDVRPFRRFRVKIRKEIVTLGDTSLVPYDMEGKNHHLSPTEWNQVMKNEDHVIIDTRNWYETKIGTFKGSLNPMTDKFTEFPEYLESKNIPKDKKILIFCTGGIRCEKGILEVQKQGYENVYQLYGGILNYLKEYPNDQFEGECFVFDHRVAVDQELQPSTQYKLCPHCGQPGKTEIDCKRCDTHALICEDCSEIPFKQDTCSKNCAHHYELHPERKAERQELPFESEEW; this is translated from the coding sequence ATGTCACGTGATCACGACAATACGCAGTCTGATTCTGCTGAAAAAGCAGTCTATTTTATCAGTACATTTTATAAGTTCCAGAAGGACGCCGATCCCGAGAAAACAAAAGCTTATCTGGAAGAGTTAGCTCAAAAACTTGATGTTCGCGGACTCATCATTATCGGTACCGAAGGCTTCAACGCTACAGTTTGTGCCAAAACTCCTGAAAGTATGGAAGATTACAAACAGGGCATTCGCGATTACTTTAAGGTTCCCGATCTTTTCTTTAAAGACTCTGTATCTGATGTACGTCCATTTAGACGTTTCCGTGTCAAAATTCGCAAGGAAATCGTTACTCTTGGCGACACCTCTTTAGTTCCTTACGATATGGAAGGCAAGAATCATCACCTTTCGCCGACCGAGTGGAATCAAGTGATGAAAAATGAAGACCATGTGATCATCGATACGCGCAACTGGTATGAAACTAAAATTGGAACATTCAAGGGCTCTTTAAACCCTATGACCGATAAATTCACAGAGTTCCCAGAGTATTTAGAAAGCAAAAACATCCCAAAAGACAAAAAGATTTTGATTTTTTGTACGGGCGGTATTCGCTGCGAAAAAGGCATCTTGGAAGTGCAAAAACAAGGATATGAAAACGTCTACCAGCTTTATGGTGGGATTTTAAATTACTTGAAGGAATATCCGAACGATCAGTTCGAGGGAGAATGTTTTGTCTTCGATCATCGCGTCGCTGTGGACCAAGAGCTTCAACCTTCGACTCAATACAAACTGTGTCCTCACTGCGGCCAACCCGGTAAAACAGAAATTGATTGTAAACGCTGCGACACTCACGCTTTGATTTGCGAAGACTGCTCAGAAATTCCTTTCAAACAAGACACCTGCTCGAAAAATTGTGCCCATCACTACGAACTACATCCCGAGCGCAAAGCCGAAAGACAAGAGCTGCCTTTCGAATCGGAAGAGTGGTAA
- the rpsP gene encoding 30S ribosomal protein S16: protein MVVIRLARVGKKHDPAYRITVADSRKYVTGRFIEVLGTYIPSPMGKQQKVTLNVEKAKDWLTKGAQPSDTVRHVLKLAGVETKPSKKQVKAAKAKKA, encoded by the coding sequence ATGGTCGTTATTCGTCTAGCACGCGTTGGTAAGAAACATGATCCTGCGTACAGAATCACTGTTGCAGACTCTCGCAAGTATGTTACTGGTCGCTTCATTGAAGTTTTAGGCACTTACATTCCATCTCCAATGGGTAAACAACAAAAAGTTACCTTGAATGTTGAAAAAGCTAAAGACTGGTTAACAAAAGGTGCTCAGCCTTCAGATACAGTACGTCACGTATTGAAATTGGCTGGAGTTGAGACAAAGCCGTCTAAAAAACAAGTAAAAGCAGCTAAAGCTAAAAAAGCTTAG
- the ffh gene encoding signal recognition particle protein — protein MFESLSDKILGSVKKLRGQATISESNIEEAIKEIRMSLLEADVNFKVVKNFIDRVKAKAIGAEVIKNVNPGQMFTKIVHDELVQTLGGDKVDVNVRENPSVIMMVGLQGAGKTTSTAKLGLYLRQKLGKKVGFVPADIYRPAAIEQLQILAKQNGFSCFSSTTEMKPEDILTQALAWAKKEMIDVLLLDTAGRLQIDDELMKELEDLKQVITPTEILLVADAMLGQQAVSVAETFHQRLGLTGLVLTKVDGDARGGAALSIREMTGIPIKFMGVGEKVSALEVFHPDRLAGRILDMGDVLSLVEKAQEVMDHQEVEKSAKRMMNNEFTLTDFLSQIQQLKKMGGLESMLKFLPGMGEISKQMKNMTPPDSEMKKIEAIINSMTIQEREDHRVLNGSRRQRIADGSGTRVQDVNKLIKQFEEAKKMMSGMMKMGLGKAMRGGKSPMKFPF, from the coding sequence ATGTTTGAGAGTTTATCGGATAAAATTTTAGGTTCTGTAAAAAAACTCAGAGGTCAGGCGACGATATCGGAATCGAATATCGAAGAGGCAATTAAAGAGATTCGCATGAGTCTTTTAGAGGCTGACGTAAACTTTAAAGTGGTTAAAAACTTCATTGATCGCGTGAAAGCTAAAGCCATTGGTGCTGAAGTCATTAAGAATGTTAACCCCGGTCAAATGTTCACTAAAATCGTACACGATGAATTAGTGCAGACATTGGGTGGTGATAAAGTTGATGTGAATGTCCGTGAAAATCCATCGGTGATCATGATGGTGGGTTTGCAAGGTGCGGGTAAAACAACATCGACAGCGAAACTGGGATTGTATCTACGTCAAAAGTTAGGAAAAAAAGTAGGATTTGTGCCAGCCGATATCTATCGTCCGGCAGCGATTGAGCAACTTCAAATTTTGGCCAAACAAAATGGATTCAGTTGTTTTTCTTCTACTACAGAAATGAAGCCAGAAGATATTTTAACACAGGCGTTGGCTTGGGCTAAAAAAGAAATGATTGATGTTCTGTTGTTGGATACTGCGGGTCGCTTGCAGATTGATGACGAGCTGATGAAAGAGTTGGAAGATCTAAAACAGGTGATCACTCCTACCGAAATTTTATTGGTTGCAGATGCGATGTTAGGTCAACAAGCCGTAAGCGTGGCTGAAACCTTCCATCAACGCCTTGGACTGACAGGGCTTGTGTTGACGAAGGTAGATGGTGATGCCCGCGGTGGAGCGGCTCTTTCGATTCGTGAAATGACGGGTATTCCTATTAAATTTATGGGGGTCGGAGAAAAAGTCTCTGCATTAGAGGTCTTCCATCCTGATCGCTTAGCTGGTCGTATCCTTGATATGGGTGATGTTCTTTCCTTGGTCGAGAAGGCTCAGGAAGTGATGGACCACCAAGAGGTCGAAAAATCAGCGAAAAGAATGATGAACAATGAGTTCACATTAACGGATTTCTTATCCCAAATTCAGCAATTGAAAAAAATGGGCGGCCTCGAGAGCATGTTGAAGTTTCTTCCGGGGATGGGTGAGATTTCAAAACAGATGAAAAATATGACCCCTCCGGACAGCGAAATGAAAAAGATTGAGGCCATTATCAACTCGATGACGATTCAAGAGCGTGAAGATCACAGGGTATTAAATGGCTCACGGCGTCAAAGAATTGCGGATGGAAGCGGAACTCGGGTTCAGGATGTGAACAAGCTCATCAAACAGTTCGAGGAAGCGAAAAAGATGATGTCTGGCATGATGAAGATGGGTTTGGGAAAAGCTATGAGGGGTGGAAAATCGCCTATGAAATTTCCTTTTTAA
- the rplS gene encoding 50S ribosomal protein L19: MAKAKATKTTKARTKKTTASSFTGKETNLVKRVTTRKVSPKIAAFSPGDTVNVYVKVVEGEKERVQLYKGVVTKIQGHAHKTFTVRKISAGVGVERTFPFRSPAIESVELVSHGKVRRAKLYYLRDLDGKAARIESELATPDSAE; encoded by the coding sequence ATGGCAAAAGCAAAAGCAACTAAAACAACAAAGGCTAGAACTAAAAAGACAACAGCATCTAGCTTTACAGGAAAAGAAACTAATCTTGTTAAACGTGTAACAACTAGAAAAGTAAGCCCTAAAATCGCGGCTTTCAGCCCTGGTGATACAGTAAATGTTTACGTTAAAGTTGTTGAAGGCGAAAAAGAGCGCGTTCAGTTGTACAAAGGCGTAGTAACTAAAATTCAAGGTCACGCACATAAAACTTTCACAGTTCGTAAGATCTCTGCAGGTGTTGGTGTTGAAAGAACTTTCCCATTCAGATCTCCAGCTATTGAATCAGTAGAATTAGTGAGTCACGGTAAAGTTCGTCGCGCTAAATTATACTACTTACGTGATCTTGATGGTAAAGCAGCTCGTATCGAATCTGAGCTTGCGACTCCAGACTCTGCTGAGTAG
- a CDS encoding KH domain-containing protein, producing MDNLKELVEHMAKSLVDKPENVVVDEIPGQQTTLLALKVDKEDLGKVIGKQGKTAAAMRTIIRAAGTKLNKRYHLDIVE from the coding sequence ATGGACAATTTAAAAGAACTTGTTGAACATATGGCTAAATCTCTGGTGGATAAACCAGAAAATGTAGTTGTGGATGAAATCCCAGGTCAACAAACCACGTTACTAGCTCTAAAAGTAGATAAAGAAGACCTTGGTAAAGTCATCGGGAAACAAGGAAAAACAGCAGCGGCAATGAGAACTATCATCCGCGCGGCAGGAACTAAGCTGAATAAGCGCTACCACTTAGATATCGTTGAGTAG
- a CDS encoding ribonuclease HII, whose product MNFSLLDPKIDLKNFPTPFIGVDEVGRGCLAGPVAAAAVIFKSEIDTEKYKDSKLLKEEEREELALSIQQHHLVCVGWASVEEIDKINILQASFLAMRRAIAGLQITAGSVLVDGRDIIPNLESFKQQAIIQGDKKVSLISAASIAAKVARDHLMKEIAQDFNAYGFEKHKGYGTPYHRQKIQEMGPCKWHRQSFGGVKEFIVR is encoded by the coding sequence GTGAACTTTTCGCTTCTTGATCCAAAAATAGACCTCAAGAATTTTCCGACTCCGTTTATCGGAGTCGATGAAGTGGGGCGCGGCTGTCTGGCCGGCCCTGTTGCAGCCGCCGCTGTTATCTTTAAATCTGAAATCGACACGGAAAAATATAAAGACTCAAAACTTCTTAAAGAAGAAGAACGTGAAGAACTTGCGCTCAGTATCCAGCAACATCATCTGGTCTGTGTGGGCTGGGCGAGTGTGGAAGAAATTGATAAGATCAATATCTTGCAAGCCAGCTTCCTTGCGATGAGACGTGCAATAGCAGGTCTTCAAATCACAGCAGGAAGTGTTCTCGTGGATGGACGGGACATCATTCCGAATTTGGAATCTTTTAAGCAACAGGCCATCATTCAAGGTGATAAAAAGGTAAGTCTAATTTCTGCAGCATCAATTGCGGCCAAAGTGGCTCGAGATCATTTGATGAAAGAGATTGCGCAGGATTTTAATGCTTACGGATTTGAAAAACACAAAGGATACGGAACTCCTTATCATCGTCAAAAAATTCAAGAGATGGGTCCGTGTAAGTGGCATCGTCAAAGCTTCGGCGGAGTCAAAGAATTCATCGTTAGATAA
- a CDS encoding RNA methyltransferase, which translates to MKRKAPLAVALLHYPTKDRAGDLVATNITNFDIHDIARACRVYGIDRYYIVHPTKEQLMFVERVLDHWNVGEGSKFNPMRKTALRDVRTAENLQAAMKDWGHENARVVVTSARSLEGQERFSFQSFREVLETENQPYFLVFGTGFGLTQDFMKTCYGVLEPIKGASTDDYRHLSVRSAVSICLDRLLGS; encoded by the coding sequence GTGAAACGTAAAGCACCATTGGCTGTGGCCCTACTTCATTATCCGACTAAAGATCGTGCTGGCGATTTGGTTGCCACGAACATCACCAATTTTGATATACATGATATTGCGCGCGCATGTCGTGTTTATGGTATTGATCGCTATTACATTGTTCACCCCACAAAAGAACAACTGATGTTTGTTGAGAGGGTCTTAGATCACTGGAATGTGGGCGAGGGGTCTAAGTTCAATCCTATGCGTAAAACGGCCTTAAGGGACGTCAGAACGGCTGAAAACCTACAAGCTGCTATGAAGGACTGGGGGCATGAAAATGCCCGTGTGGTGGTGACCAGCGCCCGTAGCCTTGAGGGACAAGAGCGTTTTAGCTTTCAGAGCTTCCGTGAAGTCCTAGAAACCGAAAATCAGCCCTATTTTCTTGTATTTGGGACAGGGTTTGGTTTGACGCAGGATTTCATGAAAACCTGCTATGGAGTTCTAGAACCGATCAAGGGAGCCTCGACTGATGACTATAGGCATCTCAGTGTTCGTTCGGCAGTGAGTATCTGTCTTGACCGACTCCTCGGGTCATGA